The following coding sequences lie in one Pseudomonadota bacterium genomic window:
- a CDS encoding CBS domain-containing protein has translation MAERTSNPGGAPEVVAATAEATVYARIRRAAGQRVAEIMTTEVVTIDAATDLARADALMRLGRFRHLPVVQDGHLVGLVTHRDLLRTMADAFRDFAGPERAWLGAHRVAQSLRAEQIMARTVLTIHPDATVLQAAHLLRHNKFGCLPVLADGRLLGIVTEADFLGLAITALGEAPADEPTEASYAR, from the coding sequence GGCGGCGCGCCCGAGGTCGTCGCGGCCACAGCGGAGGCGACGGTCTATGCGCGGATCCGGCGGGCGGCGGGCCAGCGCGTCGCGGAGATCATGACCACCGAGGTCGTCACCATCGACGCCGCGACCGACCTCGCGCGGGCGGACGCACTGATGCGACTGGGTCGCTTTCGGCACCTACCCGTCGTCCAGGACGGACACCTCGTCGGCCTGGTCACGCATCGCGACCTGCTGCGCACGATGGCTGACGCCTTCCGCGACTTCGCCGGCCCCGAGCGCGCCTGGCTCGGGGCGCACCGTGTGGCACAATCGCTGCGTGCCGAGCAGATCATGGCCCGCACCGTCTTGACGATCCATCCCGACGCAACGGTGTTGCAGGCGGCCCACCTTTTGCGGCACAACAAGTTCGGTTGTTTGCCGGTGCTGGCCGATGGTCGACTGCTTGGTATCGTCACCGAGGCGGATTTCCTCGGCCTGGCGATCACGGCCCTCGGCGAAGCGCCCGCGGACGAACCCACGGAGGCCTCGTATGCACGTTGA
- a CDS encoding cytidylate kinase-like family protein → MHVEQLVLRRVMQWEEQAKREPHLGAVAQQPVITISRSCAARGREVGQRVAQRLGLNLYDRELVEQIAEHAQVREKVVESLDDRLRDRISNWVGEQFERCHFSYSDYLRNLSRVVLTIAEQERAVIVGRGAHFMLRPERTLRVRLDAPLERRIEHLIAERGMSEREARAEVLRVDADRAAFVRRHFAQDVADSNHYDLLLNTAALEEDLCADLVAEAFRRRFGG, encoded by the coding sequence ATGCACGTTGAACAGCTCGTTCTGCGGCGCGTGATGCAGTGGGAGGAGCAGGCGAAGCGCGAGCCACACCTGGGCGCCGTCGCGCAGCAGCCGGTGATCACGATCTCGCGTAGCTGCGCCGCGCGCGGACGCGAGGTGGGCCAACGGGTCGCGCAACGCCTGGGGCTCAATCTCTACGATCGCGAGCTGGTCGAGCAGATCGCCGAGCATGCTCAGGTGCGCGAGAAGGTCGTTGAGTCGCTCGACGACCGGCTCCGCGATCGCATCTCGAACTGGGTCGGTGAGCAATTCGAGCGCTGTCACTTCAGCTATAGCGACTACCTGCGCAACCTCTCGCGCGTAGTGCTGACGATCGCCGAGCAGGAGCGCGCGGTGATCGTCGGCCGGGGTGCGCATTTCATGTTGCGGCCCGAACGCACGCTGCGGGTGCGCCTCGACGCCCCGCTCGAGCGACGGATCGAGCATCTAATCGCGGAACGCGGTATGAGCGAACGTGAGGCGCGCGCGGAGGTGCTGCGGGTCGACGCCGATCGCGCCGCCTTCGTGCGCCGCCACTTCGCCCAGGACGTCGCCGACAGCAACCACTACGACCTGTTGCTCAACACCGCGGCGCTGGAGGAGGACCTCTGCGCCGACCTGGTGGCGGAGGCCTTCCGGCGCCGCTTCGGCGGCTGA